The following proteins come from a genomic window of Gimesia chilikensis:
- a CDS encoding P-II family nitrogen regulator — MKEVKAVFQPFMPKPVLEALQKVDHLPAATETEVDGYSVVHPDYTPKPKIILEFMVPDDIVDAIVQALQSGAHTGNLGDGCIFVIEVKLP; from the coding sequence ATGAAAGAAGTCAAAGCCGTATTTCAGCCGTTCATGCCCAAGCCGGTGCTGGAAGCACTGCAGAAAGTCGACCATCTTCCGGCCGCCACCGAGACGGAGGTCGACGGCTACAGTGTCGTGCATCCAGACTATACACCTAAGCCAAAGATCATACTGGAGTTTATGGTGCCCGACGACATTGTGGATGCCATCGTCCAAGCTCTTCAAAGCGGGGCACATACGGGCAATCTTGGCGACGGCTGCATTTTCGTAATCGAAGTGAAACTACCGTGA
- a CDS encoding cation:proton antiporter, with the protein MIGLTVPGIFVFINQEQTTGSDQISSEQDESKSTPDARKSEHDESAHETSISPILLELAVIVGIAMLGRWLAESLRQSAVLGELLIGVVVGNVGFWLGLPLFIMVMHLGEVLPLFNEVWLTGSSVADAASKIFSEPQLAEGGSARRLVDIMTGPEGPRYVAMAFALWLFSELGVILLLFTVGLESKINEMLKVGWRALMVASVGVVSPFVLGLLMGMWLLPDAGSMVHIFLSATLCATSVGITARVFRDLGRLQTREAKIILGAAVIDDVLGLIILAVVVGIASTGQIDALEISRISLLSILFLGSVLLFGGRIVGWLIPFFAMLEKHHVKLLFPLALAFLLAWAASAIELAPIVGAFAAGLILSEEHFKKVSGHATMESLIAPLERIFAPVFFVLMGMQVNLLSFLDPTTLWLALAFSFAAIVGKLVCGLPAGRSSDRWSIGLGMIPRGEVGLIFASIGKGLGVVSGSVFSALVVMVIVTTLITPISLKWSLFRRP; encoded by the coding sequence ATGATTGGCTTGACCGTCCCTGGAATCTTTGTGTTCATCAATCAGGAACAGACGACAGGTTCCGATCAGATAAGCAGCGAGCAGGATGAGAGCAAATCGACGCCTGACGCTCGCAAATCCGAGCATGACGAGTCGGCACACGAAACGTCGATTTCACCGATCCTGCTTGAGCTGGCGGTCATTGTTGGCATAGCAATGCTGGGGCGCTGGCTGGCCGAATCACTCCGGCAATCGGCCGTGCTGGGCGAGCTGCTGATTGGTGTCGTCGTGGGAAACGTCGGCTTCTGGCTGGGGCTGCCCTTGTTCATCATGGTGATGCATTTGGGCGAGGTCCTGCCCTTGTTCAACGAAGTCTGGTTGACAGGTAGTTCCGTGGCGGATGCCGCCAGCAAGATTTTCTCCGAGCCACAATTGGCAGAGGGCGGCAGCGCGCGTCGACTGGTCGACATCATGACTGGCCCGGAAGGACCTCGTTATGTCGCTATGGCCTTCGCGCTGTGGCTGTTTTCCGAATTGGGCGTGATCCTGCTGCTGTTCACGGTCGGCTTGGAATCGAAAATCAACGAGATGCTGAAGGTTGGCTGGCGGGCATTGATGGTCGCCAGCGTCGGCGTTGTCTCACCATTCGTGTTGGGACTATTGATGGGCATGTGGCTCTTGCCCGACGCCGGATCGATGGTCCACATCTTTCTCTCGGCCACGCTTTGCGCAACTAGTGTCGGCATTACAGCCCGCGTGTTTCGCGATCTGGGCAGATTGCAAACACGCGAAGCCAAAATCATTCTTGGAGCGGCAGTGATTGACGACGTGCTGGGACTGATCATCCTGGCGGTGGTCGTCGGCATCGCCTCGACGGGACAGATTGACGCGCTGGAAATCAGCCGCATCTCGCTATTGTCTATTCTGTTTCTTGGATCAGTACTCTTGTTTGGTGGAAGGATCGTCGGCTGGCTCATCCCGTTTTTTGCGATGCTGGAAAAACACCACGTTAAACTGCTGTTTCCCTTGGCCCTGGCATTCCTGCTGGCGTGGGCTGCCAGTGCCATCGAATTGGCGCCGATCGTCGGCGCGTTCGCGGCGGGCTTGATCCTAAGCGAAGAGCATTTCAAGAAAGTTTCCGGGCACGCGACGATGGAAAGTCTGATCGCTCCTCTGGAAAGAATCTTCGCGCCAGTCTTTTTCGTGCTGATGGGCATGCAAGTCAACCTACTATCGTTTCTTGATCCCACGACCCTTTGGCTGGCGTTGGCGTTCAGCTTCGCCGCGATTGTCGGCAAGCTGGTTTGCGGCTTGCCTGCCGGCCGTAGCAGCGACCGCTGGTCGATCGGCCTGGGAATGATCCCGCGCGGCGAAGTGGGGCTAATCTTCGCCAGCATTGGCAAGGGCTTGGGAGTCGTCAGCGGCTCAGTCTTTTCCGCCCTGGTCGTGATGGTTATCGTTACGACCTTAATTACACCGATCTCCTTAAAGTGGTCACTATTTCGTCGTCCCTGA
- a CDS encoding IS5 family transposase — MVRRHELTATQWEAIQEYLPGKASDPGRTAVDNRLFVNAVLFALKTGIPWEDLPGRYGKPNTVWKRFDRWCAKGAWEQVFRALGEEELEQEPAEVHLDSSIIKAHQTASTGRREPTEKK; from the coding sequence ATGGTCAGGCGTCATGAGCTTACTGCTACTCAGTGGGAAGCGATTCAGGAATATTTGCCAGGCAAGGCGAGCGATCCGGGACGCACTGCGGTGGATAACCGGCTCTTTGTTAACGCAGTTCTGTTTGCTCTGAAGACCGGAATTCCGTGGGAAGATCTCCCCGGGCGGTATGGCAAACCGAATACTGTCTGGAAACGGTTTGATCGCTGGTGTGCGAAGGGAGCTTGGGAGCAGGTCTTTCGAGCCCTTGGTGAGGAAGAACTGGAACAGGAACCCGCAGAAGTTCATCTCGATTCGTCGATCATCAAGGCACACCAGACCGCTTCGACTGGCCGCCGGGAACCCACTGAAAAAAAGTGA
- a CDS encoding transposase yields MRKNWNRNPQKFISIRRSSRHTRPLRLAAGNPLKKSDADERRCLGRSRGGLTTKIHAVTGECGKLVHFLLTAGQRGDAPQGERLLENIKPGEVGVIVADTAYDSDSIRQHGRRLKAKVCI; encoded by the coding sequence GTGAGGAAGAACTGGAACAGGAACCCGCAGAAGTTCATCTCGATTCGTCGATCATCAAGGCACACCAGACCGCTTCGACTGGCCGCCGGGAACCCACTGAAAAAAAGTGATGCCGACGAACGACGCTGTCTCGGCCGAAGTCGCGGAGGATTGACAACAAAAATCCACGCCGTCACTGGTGAGTGTGGGAAATTAGTTCATTTTCTGCTCACTGCCGGGCAACGAGGTGATGCTCCACAAGGCGAACGACTTCTTGAGAATATTAAGCCAGGAGAGGTAGGCGTCATCGTGGCAGATACCGCTTATGACTCCGATTCGATTCGCCAGCATGGCAGGCGGTTGAAAGCAAAAGTTTGCATCTAA
- a CDS encoding transposase, producing MKRFDWMIYKHRNQTEQFFGRIKRCRRVATRYEKKATDFAGFIWLEALVTDII from the coding sequence ATGAAGCGATTTGACTGGATGATCTACAAACATCGCAACCAGACTGAACAGTTCTTTGGCAGAATCAAACGCTGCCGACGTGTGGCGACTCGTTACGAGAAAAAAGCCACCGACTTCGCCGGCTTCATCTGGCTGGAAGCACTCGTTACCGATATCATTTGA